The DNA window CGACGACGTCGCGGGTGAATCCCTCCAGGGTTGCGATGAGGTCGGCCGAAATACCTTGGGGAACAGTCGGATAGAGTGAGCGAAGATCCGGGTTGTTGCCGTCGATGGTCGGGACGCCCGCGGTGACGTCCCAGCGCGACATCGACTCGACGCCGCCGGCGAGCACCAGATCTTCGCTGCCCGCGGCGATGGCCGAGGCGGCAACGGTCACGGCCTGCTGGCCCGACCCGCAGAATCGGCTCAGCGTCATCCCGGGAACGCTCTCGGGCCAGCCCGCCAGCAGCACCGACAGGCGGGCGATGTCGTCGCCATGGTCTCCGCTGAGAATGCCGTTGCCGGCGATCACGTCGTCGACGTCGGCTGGGTCGAAGCCGATCCGCTCGGCCAGCGCGTTGAGGCACCGGGAGAGCAGGGCCTGCGGATGCACGCCGTGCAGTCCGCCGTCGGGACGGCCACGCCCGCGGGGCGTGCGGACCGCGTCGAGAATCCAGGCGTCGATGATGGACTCCGATCGTCATGGTTCAGGGGACCTGGTTCGGACGGACCGGCACGGGTCACCAGCGATCGTAATCCGTCTCTCGACTGCGGAGAACTACCTTCTCCAAATTGGCGAAGCTGTTCTCGCTCGGTATTGGCGGGCAGCGGGTTGCGTTTCTCTGGTCACATGCCCCCGCCGGTCCCCGCTGGGCCGGATGGGATGTTTGCCCGCCTTTGAGCGACAACCCTGCGAGCGGGCCAGAGCGCGGTGGAGTTGTCGCTCAAAGGCGGGCACTTGACACTGTCCTTCCGGCGAGCGAGCGACGCTACCCGAGCGGTTGCACCCAGTCGCTGATCTGGCGCATCGATCAGGGCCGCGAAACCGGCTGTCCGATGGGGTGATCGGCCGGGCCTGAGGTCGCGCAGTCGGGCTCTGCCGCACGACAACCCGCGCGCCGAAGGTAAACAGCGCGGGCGGCGGCGCATAACCGGACCTTCAGCGGGTAGCCAGGCGCCATGACCAAGATCGGATACTTTCTGACCTGCGAGCAATTCGGCCCGAAGGAACTCATCGACCAGGCCAAGCGTGCGGAGGACGCGGGGTTCGAAGCGCTGTGGATCTCCGACCACTACCACCCCTGGAACGACGAGCAGGGCCAGAGCCCGTTCGTGTGGGGAGTCATCGGTGCGCTGTCGGAGGCGACGTCGCTGCCGGTGAGCACCGCGGTGACCTGCCCGACCATCCGAATCCACCCGGCAATCATCGCGCAGGCGTCGGCCACCGCGGCCGTGCAACTCGACGGACGCTTCGTGCTCGGGGTCGGCAGCGGCGAGGCCCTCAACGAACACATTCTGGGCGATCCCTGGCCGTCCGCCGGGGTGCGTCTCGAGATGCTGGAGGAGTCGATCGAGGTCATCCGCAAGCTGCACAAGGGTGGTGAGGTGAGCCACCACGGCAAGCATTACGAGGTGCAAGAAGCGCAGATCTACACCCGGCCGGACCAGCCGGTGCCGATCTACGTTTCGGCCTTCGGCCCGCAGGCCGTTGAGCTGGCCGCCCGCGTCGGCGACGGCTACAGCACCGCCATGCCCGACGGCGACCTGGTCAAGCAATTTCGGGAGGCCGGCGGCGGCGACAAGCCGGTGCAGGGCGGTATGAAGGTCTGCTGGGACGGGGACGCCGACGCCGCCCTGAAGACGGCGCACCGGTTGTGGGGCAACGAGGGGCTGCCCGGTCAGACATCGCAAATCTTGCCGCGGCCCAAGGACTTTGCGGCCCTCATGTCCCTGGTGCCGCCGGAGGCGGTGGCCGAGAGCGTGGCGTGCGGACCGGATCCTGAAAAGCACATCGCCCAGGTCCGCAAGTACATCGACGCCGACG is part of the Mycobacterium mantenii genome and encodes:
- a CDS encoding LLM class F420-dependent oxidoreductase, with product MTKIGYFLTCEQFGPKELIDQAKRAEDAGFEALWISDHYHPWNDEQGQSPFVWGVIGALSEATSLPVSTAVTCPTIRIHPAIIAQASATAAVQLDGRFVLGVGSGEALNEHILGDPWPSAGVRLEMLEESIEVIRKLHKGGEVSHHGKHYEVQEAQIYTRPDQPVPIYVSAFGPQAVELAARVGDGYSTAMPDGDLVKQFREAGGGDKPVQGGMKVCWDGDADAALKTAHRLWGNEGLPGQTSQILPRPKDFAALMSLVPPEAVAESVACGPDPEKHIAQVRKYIDADVDEIYVQQIGPDMDGFFAAWEQGVLPEVRG